Proteins co-encoded in one Medicago truncatula cultivar Jemalong A17 chromosome 8, MtrunA17r5.0-ANR, whole genome shotgun sequence genomic window:
- the LOC25500457 gene encoding disease resistance protein RUN1: MAMSLASSSSHHASLKKYDVFISFRGEDTRVGFISHLYKALRRKHIHTYIDNLIEKGDQVWAELVKAMKQSTLFLVVFSKNYASSTWCLNELVEIMELFDINKNEDDNVVVIPVFYHVDPSHVRKQTGSYGTALAKHKKQGNDHEMQKWNTALSEAANLSGFHSTTYRTESELIGDITGAVLRKLNQQSTIDLTCNFIPDENYRSIQSLIKFDSTEVQIIGVWGMGGIGKTTLATAMFQRVSFKYDGSCFFEKVTEVSKSRGINYTCNKLLSKLLKEDLDIDTPKLISSMIRRRLKSMKSFIVLDDVHNSELLQNLIGVGHGWLGSGSTVIVTTRDKHVLISGGIKTIYEVKKMNSRNSLRLFCLNAFNKVSPKDGYVELSKRAIDYARGNPLALQVLGSLLSCKNEKEWDCASAKLRKIPNNEIDSIFRLSFNELDKTEQNIFLDIAFVFKGQERNSITKILNECGFFADIGISRLLDKALVTVDSENCIQMHGLIQEMGKQIVREESLKNPGQRSRLCDPEEVYDVLKNNRGSEKVEAIYLDATESIHVNLRPDAFENMENLRLLAFQDREGVTSIRFPHGLGLLPKNLRFLRWDGYPLKTVPLTSSLEMLVELSLKQSHVEKLWNGVVNLPNLEIIDLNGSKKLIECPNVSGSPNLKEVILRECESMPEVDSSIFHLQKLERLNVCGCTSLKSLSSNTCSPALRHFSSVYCINLKEFSVPLTSVHLHGLYTEWYGNELPSSILHAQNLKNFGFSISDCLVDLPENFCDSFYLVSEKNRENDPFITLDKNTFFWSCLPDCKRIDHC, translated from the exons ATGGCTATGTCCCTggcatcttcttcctctcaccACGCTTCTTTGAAGAAATATGATGTTTTCATCAGCTTTCGAGGCGAAGATACACGCGTTGGTTTCATAAGCCATCTTTATAAAGCTTTGCGCCGAAAACATATCCATACCTACATTGACAACTTGATTGAAAAAGGAGATCAAGTTTGGGCAGAACTTGTGAAGGCAATGAAACAATCCACTTTGTTTCTTGTCGTGTTCTCGAAGAACTACGCATCTTCAACATGGTGTTTGAACGAACTGGTTGAGATAATGGAGTTATTCGACATtaacaaaaatgaagatgacAACGTTGTTGTTATTCCTGTGTTCTACCATGTTGACCCTTCACACGTGAGGAAGCAAACTGGGAGTTATGGCACTGCCTTGGCTAAACACAAGAAGCAAGGCAACGACCATGAGATGCAAAAATGGAATACTGCTCTTTCTGAAGCTGCTAATTTGTCTGGTTTTCATTCAACCACATAcag GACTGAATCCGAATTAATTGGAGACATTACCGGAGCtgtattaagaaaattaaatcaaCAAAGCACAATTGATCTTACTTGTAATTTCATACCTGATGAAAACTATCGGAGCATTCAatctttaataaaatttgattcaacAGAAGTTCAAATCATTGGAGTTTGGGGTATGGGAGGCATTGGTAAGACAACCCTTGCCACTGCTATGTTTCAAAGGGTCTCTTTCAAATATGATGGCAGTTGCTTCTTTGAAAAGGTTACAGAAGTATCAAAAAGTCGTGGAATCAATTACACATGCAACAAACTTCTTTCTAAGTTACTAAAAGAAGATCTTGATATTGACACTCCCAAACTAATATCATCCATGATCAGAAGAAGACTCAAAAGCATGAAATCTTTCATTGTACTAGATGATGTACATAATTCAGAACTTCTGCAAAACTTGATTGGAGTAGGACATGGTTGGCTAGGATCTGGTAGTACAGTCATTGTGACTACTAGGGATAAACATGTGCTGATAAGTGGAGGAATTAAGACAATATATGAAGTTAAGAAGATGAACTCCCGAAATTCCCTCCGACTTTTTTGTTTGAATGCTTTTAACAAAGTCTCACCTAAGGATGGATATGTGGAGCTCTCAAAAAGAGCAATTGATTATGCCAGAGGAAACCCTTTAGCTTTACAAGTATTGGGATCATTACTTAgttgtaaaaatgaaaaagaatggGATTGTGCATCAGCTAAACTGAGAAAAATACCAAACAATGAAATTGATTCTATATTCAGATTGAGTTTTAATGAATTGGATAAAACAgagcaaaatatatttttggataTTGCATTCGTTTTCAAAGGACAGGAAAGGAAtagcataacaaaaatattgaatgagTGTGGGTTCTTCGCTGATATAGGGATAAGTCGTCTTTTAGACAAGGCTCTTGTAACGGTAGACTCTGAAAATTGCATACAAATGCATGGCTTGATACAGGAAATGGGAAAACAAATTGTTCGTGAAGAATCACTTAAGAATCCCGGACAACGCAGTAGATTATGTGATCCTGAGGAAGTTTATGAcgtattgaaaaataataga GGATCTGAGAAAGTTGAAGCCATATATTTAGATGCTACTGAATCCATTCATGTAAATTTAAGACCCGATGCATTTGAAAATATGGAAAATCTAAGGTTGCTTGCTTTTCAAGACCGCGAAGGAGTTACATCTATAAGGTTTCCACACGGTCTTGGTTTATTGCCAAAAAATCTAAGATTTCTTCGATGGGATGGCTATCCATTGAAAACTGTCCCTCTAACCTCCTCTCTTGAAATGCTTGTGGAGCTTTCCTTGAAACAAAGCCATGTGGAAAAACTTTGGAATGGAGTAGTG AATTTGCCCAATTTAGAGATAATTGACCTCAATGGCTCCAAAAAGCTGATAGAGTGTCCAAACGTGTCTGGTTCTCCGAATCTAAAAGAAGTAATACTTAGAGAATGTGAAAGCATGCCTGAAGTTGATTCATCAATTTTCCATCTCCAAAAGCTTGAAAGATTAAACGTGTGTGGGTGTACGTCGCTTAAGAGCCTTTCCAGTAACACTTGTTCACCAGCCCTCCGTCATTTTAGTTCTGTATATTGCATCAATCTTAAAGAGTTCTCAGTCCCATTAACTTCCGTTCATTTGCATGGGCTTTATACAGAGTGGTATGGGAATGAACTTCCATCATCTATATTGCATGCACAAAATCTTAAAAACTTTGGCTTTTCTATTAGTGATTGTCTTGTGGATCTTCCTGAAAACTTTTGCGATTCTTTTTATCTTGTGAGTGAAAAGAATCGTGAAAATGACCCTTTCATCACCTTAGATAAAAATACTTTCTTCTGGTCCTGCCTTCCGGACTGTAAAAGAATTGATCATTGTTGA